DNA sequence from the Chloroflexota bacterium genome:
ACGTGATCCTAAATCACGCTCGTCTACCAGTTCCGACACTTCCCCGCTCCACCGGAGCCGCACGAGGGCTGGATTCTGGACCGGGGCGTGTGCACGGCACCGCGGCAAGTATACGGACGCCGCGCAAGTTTTCGTGCATCTGTAAACGGCAGGCTACGATTGGACACCATTCTCACCGCATCCGACCCGCTTTGGGTCCACGTGCCCGCCTGGCGAGGAGTCCCGCATGGCCTATGAACTGCCGCCGCTGCCGTACGCCTTCGACGCGCTGGAGCCGCATATCGACGCGCGGACGATGGAGATCCATCACGACCGGCACCACGCGACCTACATCATGAACGCGAACAACGCGCTGGCCGACCACCCGGACCTGGCCGCGATGAGCGCGGAGGACCTGATTGCCGACCTGAGCGCGGTGCCGGAAGGCATCCGCACCGCCGTGCGCAACAACGCGGGCGGGCACGCCAACCACAGCCTCTTCTGGACGGTGCTGAGCCCGGACGGCGGCGCCCCCAGCGGCGCCCTTGCCGCGGCCATCGACAGCGCCTTCGGGAGCTTGGACGCGTTCAAGGAAGAGTTTGCTCAGGCCGCGACGACCCGTTTCGGCTCCGGCTGGGCCTGGCTCGTCAAGCAGGCGGACGGCTCGCTGGCCGTCACCAGCACGCCCAACCAGGACAGCCCGCTGATGGACGGCTCCGGCACGCCGATCCTGGGGCTGGACGTGTGGGAGCACGCCTACTACCTCAACTACCAGAACAAGCGGCCGGACTACATCGCGGCGTGGTGGAACGTCGTGAACTGGGACGAGGCCGCTCGCCGCTTCGGCGGCTGAGGCGGACGTTCGGCGGCGCGGGGGCAACATCATCAGTTGCCCCCGCGCGCCGCGCCTTTCTATGCTCGCCGCGCGGCGCCGGCCGCCTTCGCCCCTGAATCGACAGGCCTAGCCCGTGTTTGCGCTGTTTCGGCGGCTTCCGTGGATCTACCAGATCGGCCTCATCGTCGTGCTGGTGGCCGCGCTCGTGGTATTGGGATTTCTGGCGCTGCAGCAGTTCCAGGCGGGTGCGGCACCCGAGGAAGAGGAAGTCTCGGCAACCGTCGATGTCGGCGGACTGCCGCAGTTCTTGCCGCCGGAGCAGCCGCAGGGCGTGCACGTCATCGGCGTGGGGGAGTTGGTGCGCACGCCGGACCTGGCCATCGTCGTCTTGGGCGTCGAGGCCAGTGCGGCCACGGCCGCGGATGCGGCGGCCAATGCGGAAGAGGCCGCCGGGGCCGTGGTGGAGGCCGTCAGAGACCTTGACGACCTCGGCCTCAACGACCATGACGTGCAGATCGGCGGCGTCACACTTGCGCCCACCTATCAGGCCGGGGAACGCGCGGGCACGCCGGCCGGCTACACCGCCACAATGACGATCAGGATCCGCGTCGCGAAGCTCGATCGCGCGGCGGAAGTGGTGGACGCGGGATTCGCGGCCGGCGCCGAGGCCTTGCACTCGCTCACCTACGCCCTGGCCGACGAGGGGGCGCACACCGAGGACGCGCTGCGCCTGGCAACCATCGCCGCCGCCAAAAAGGCCCGGGCCATTGCCGAGGCGCTGCAGGGCCGGGTGGCGGGATTGATCAATATTCAAGAAGAGGTCGGTGTATTCCCGGCAATTGCCAAGAAGGTGGACCCGGCGCAGGCGAAGCTCGCCGCCTTCGCGGCTCCTCCAGGCCAGGTGATCATCCGGGCCGTGGTGCGGGCCAACTTCGCCTTCGAGTAGACCGCGCACCGTCCCAACGCCGTTCGCACCGCAGCCATAGCGACCGCACCGTAGCGCTCCCTGGTCCACGGGTTGCGCCGCGCGTCAAACGGCGCATCATGGTCCGGCGCGAGACATCATGCGGACGGTGACGGCCGCTACCCTGCGTCGGATTTTGGGGGTGGGATGAGCATGAGCCGTCGCGGCGCGCCGGGGATCCCCGAGCCCCTGGGGCTGTCGGACCGCGTGGTCACGCTGCGTCGCCGGGCGACGCAACGCCTGCAAGGGGGCAAGCGCGCCCGCGCGCCCGGCACCGCGCGGCCGGGCGTGACCCTGGCCGCGGGCTTTGCGGGCTTGATCACCGTCGGCACCATCTTGCTGATGCTGCCCTTCGCCAGCGAGAGCGGCGGCACCGATTTCATCACGGCGCTCTTCACGGCCACCTCGGCCGTATGCGTGACGGGTTTGACCGTCGTATCCACCGCGGACCATTGGACCGCGTTCGGCGAGGGCGTGATCCTGGCGCTGATCCAGGTCGGTGCGCTCGGATTCGTGACCGGCGCGGTGGTGATCCTGACGCTGGCCGGGCGGCGCACCTCGTCGCGCGAGCATCTCCTCTTCGGCCAGCCATTGGGCCTGGACCAGCCCGGCGGCCTGCTGGGGCTGATCTGGCGCGTGGCCGCGTTGACGCTGTTCGCCGAGGCCGTCGGGTTCGGATTCGTGCTGTGGTACGCGACTGGCGACACGGCCATCGAGAATCCCCTGTGGTGGTCGGCGTTCCACGCGATTTCGGCCTTCACCAATGCCGGGTTCAACGTGGAGCCCGGCACCGCCAGCATGGGCCGGCTGGTGGACGCCACCAACATCCTGGCGACGTTTGGCGTTCTCAGCGTCCTCGGCGGCGTGGGGTTCACGGTGATCTTCGACGGGCTGCGCCGGCGCTCGTGGCGCCGCCTTTCCCTGGAGAGCAAGCTCGTGCTCACCACCATGCTCGTCGTGTCGCTGGTCGGGTTCGTGGTCTTGTGGATTCTCACGCCGACATTTGGCGGCGCGATCGCGGACGACGACCTGGGCGGGCGGACGGTCACGGCCGCCTTTCACACCATCAACCGCACCGCGGGCCTGACGACGGTCGACCTGGGCGCGCTGGGACTGGACGCGTGGACCGCGATCATGCTGCTGATGTTCATCGGCGGGGCCTCGGCGTCGGTGGCCGGCGGCGTCACGCTCAACACGGTCGGCGTGCTGGCCGTGGCCGCCGTCTCCCACATTCGGGGGCACCGCTCACCCACGGCGTTCGGCAGAACCATTGCCACGGTCTCGGTGACCCGAGCGCTCACCGTGGTGCTGCTGTCGGCGATGGCCGTGTTCCTCGCCACGCTGGTGATGAGCGTGGCCGAGCGCGAGTCGGGCCACCCGCTGGGCAACCTCCTCTTCGAGTCGATCTCGGCCTTTGCGGTAGTGGGATACTCCACCGGAATCACGCCCGACCTCTCGGTCGTCTCGAAAACGGTGCTCGTGATCGCCATGTTCGTCGGCCGGCTGGGCGCGCTGACCCTGGCGCAGGCGCTGGTGACGCGCGAGCGGCCCGAGCTGATCCGGTTTCCCGAGGAAACGATCAAAGTTGGCTAGCCACCCGCGAGCGGCATTCGCATGCACATTCTCGTAGCCGGCCTGGGGCGATTCGGCCGCAACCTGGCCATCAACCTGACGCGCCTGGGCCACGACGTGATCGCAATCGACCAGGACCAGGGGGAGGTGCAAGACATCGCCCCGGATATCGAGTCCGCGGTCACCGGCGACGCCACCGACGAGGACGTCCTGCTTGAGATCGGGGCGCCCGACGTGCAGCTGGCGATCGTGGCCATGGCGGAGGTCGAGGCCAGCGTGCTGATCACGACCCACCTCAAGAATCTCAACGTGCCGATGGTGTTCGCCAAGGCGTCGAGCGACGTGCACCGCACCATTCTGGAGCGGGTCGGCGCGGACCGCGTGATTTTCCCCGAGCAGGAGATGGCCGTGCGCCTGGCCCAGTCCGTCGAGGCCCCGCGCGCGATGGACTATTTCGAGCTGCTGCCGCACCTGGGCATCGCCCAGATTCCGGCCGCGGCCTTCGCCGGCCGCACGCTGGCCAGCATGGACCTGCGCGGGCGGTACAACGCCGCCGTGCTGGCGATCAAGCGCGGCAACGAGCTGGTGGTGATGCCGGAGCTGACCGACCGGGTACAGGACGACGACGTGCTCGTGGTGGTGGGTCGCGACGATCAACTCGCACAGATCGTGGACGCCAGCGCCGGCGACGACTAGGTCTTCCGGCCTGTGGATAGTCCGTGGAGAGCCCTGGACGGGCTATACCGCGCCTAGTCGCGCGGGCGGGCGCGGCTTCGAGTCCGAAGCGAGCGTCCCGGGGATCGCTTGCCTGAAACTCCCAGTCTGCTGTTCATTCGCACCTATCCACAGGGTGAATCGAGCGCGAATCGCCTACCACATGTTGGCTGCAAAAACAAAGCGCCCCAAGATGTTGTGCACTATTGGCCGAAGGCTGTAGCATACGCCCTACCGAGTCGCATCTTGCGGCCGGCGCGGGGGGCAGTCGCGCCGTAGGCGTAGAGAAAGGCGTAGGTGCTCGTCTCGGGCATGCAGCCGGGACGTCGGGGCAACCATGATTCAGATCATCGGGGAGATGCACAAAACTCGCGACGGGCGATCCTTCTTCATCGATTACGCCGAGTTCATTCCGGAGGCCGGGGCCTATGACCTGGTGCTCTTCGGGCTGCGGCGGGATGAGCAGGATTTCTCGATGACGGTGGCATTTCCCGAAGAATCGATGAGCGCGTGGGGCGCGCGCGACTTCCTCGTGCGCGAGGGACTGGCGCACGTCCGCGCCCAACTGGACCACGGGGTCGAAGAGGACGGCTCGTTGATCGAGGCGCCCTCCGCGGCCAGCGGACCGACGTACCGGATTTCCATGCCGCGACGCCCGCACCGGGCGTAGTTCGTCATTCGGTAAGGGCGCTGCGGAGGCAGCGCCTTTGTTGTCCACAATGAAGTACAAGGAAGCGAGCGTCGCTTCCGCTGGAGCAGGGTCTCCGGTCGAACGGGGGAGAGGGAAAGGATGCTAGAGACAAGGGCTACCGCTGCGACCACGCCGCAGAGCGCCGCGGCCTGGCCGGCCTTGTCCGACAACGCCCTTGCGGTGCTGAAAAAGCGCTATTTCCTGAAGGATCGCGTGGACCATCCCATCGAAGACGTCGACCAGTTTTTCGAGCGCGTGACGCGCGGCGTGATCGACATCGAGCGCGAGCGGGACTGGGTGGACGACGCCGGCCATCGCGAGCTCTTCGACGACATGTACGGGCTGCTGCGCGGGCTGCGGTTCGTGCCCAACAGCCCCTGCCTGATGAACGCGGGCAAGCCCGGCGGCTACGCCCAGCTCGCGGCGTGCTTCGTGCTGCCGATCGACGACGACCTGCGCAGCATCAAGACCACGGACATGAACGCCGCAATCATTCACCAGACGGGCGGCGGCACGGGCTTCAACTTCTCGCGCATCCGGCCGCGTGGCGACTTCGTGCGCAGCTCGGGTGGCGTGGCCAGCGGGCCGGTGAGCTTCATGTCCATGATCGACTACTCCTGCGGCGAGATTAAGCAGGGGGGCACGCGCCGGGGCGCCAACATGGGCATCCTCAACGTCGATCACCCCGACATCGAAGACTTCATTCGCTGCAAGACCAGCGACGGGCGGATTGCGAACTTCAACATTTCGGTTGGCGTGACCGACGCCTTCATGTCGGCGGTGGAAGCCGGCGGGGACTACGACCTGGTGAATCCGCGCACGGGCGCGACCCACGTGGACCCGGCCACTGAGACTCCCGCCCGCGCCAGCGCACCGGACATCTGGGAAAAGCTGGTGGACGGCGCCTGGCTGAACGGCGAACCCGGCATGATCTTCCTGGACCGGCTGGAGCGCACCAATCCCACGCCGTCGGTCGCGCGGCAGGACACCACGAATCCCTGCGGCGAGCAGCCGCTGCTGCCCTATGAGGCGTGCGTGCTCGGCAGCCTGAATCTCTCCAAGCACCTGACCGCCGACGGCGCCGCGATCGACTGGAGCGCGCTGCGCCGCGACGTGCGGCTGGCCATTCGCTTCCTGGACGACATGGTCGAGGCCTCGAACTTCCCGCTGGAGGACATCGACGCCATCGTCAAGCACGGCAACCGCCGCGTGGGCCTGGGAATCATGGGCTGGGCGGACATTCTGTTCACCCTGGGCATCGCCTACGACAGCCCCGAAGCGGAGGAGCTGGGCGAGCGGGTGATGCAGTGCATCAACGACGAAGGCCGGCGCGCCTCCGAGGCGCTGGCCGAAGCGCGCGGCGCGTTCCCGAACTTCGAGGGCTCGCTCTGGGACTCCCAGGGCCACGCCCCGCGCCGCAACGCCACCGTCACGACCATCGCGCCGACAGGCACCATCAGCATGATCGCGGACTGCTCCAGCGGCATCGAGCCGCTCTTCGCGCTGATCTTCTGGAAGAACGTGATGCGCGACGGCGACGACAACGCGGCCACCTCGCTGCGCTACGTCAACCCGCAGTTCGAGCAGTACGCCCGCGCGCGCGGGTTCTACAGCGACGCGCTGCTGGACGCCATCACCGACAACCACGGCAGCTTGCGCATCACCGAGCACACGCCGGACTCGGCGCGGCAGGCGCTGGAAACGGTCCCGGACGAGGCCCGCCAAATCTTCGTGACGGCGCACGACGTGACGCCGGATTGGCACATCCGGGTGCAGGCGGCGTTCCAGCGCCACACCGAGAACGCCGTGTCCAAGACCATCAACTTCCCGTACGAGGCGACGCGGGAGGACGTGGAGCGCGGCTATCGCCTCGCCTACACGCTGGGATGCAAGGGCGTGACGGTCTATCGCGACGGCAGCCGCGACTTGCAGGTGCTGACCACGAGCGACTCGGGCGATAAGACCCGGCGGGACGAGACCCCGGCCGAGGAGGCTCCGGCAGTCGTCGAGGCTGCCACGAACGGCCATGCCGCCGCGCCGGCCGAGGTAGCCAACGGGCATCCCGCGCCCGCACCGGCGCCAACGCCGCCGGCCGCCGCTCCCGAGCCGCTGCCGATGGTTGCGGCGCAGGAACGCGAGCGCCCGGATCAGATTCGCGGCACCACGACGCGCATCCGCACCGGGTGCGGACCGCTGTTCGTCACGGTGAACGACGACGAACGCGGGTCCCCGTTCGAGCTATTCGCCACGTTGGGCAAGGCTGGCGGGTGCGCGGCGGCGCAGACCGAGGCCATTG
Encoded proteins:
- a CDS encoding superoxide dismutase, translating into MAYELPPLPYAFDALEPHIDARTMEIHHDRHHATYIMNANNALADHPDLAAMSAEDLIADLSAVPEGIRTAVRNNAGGHANHSLFWTVLSPDGGAPSGALAAAIDSAFGSLDAFKEEFAQAATTRFGSGWAWLVKQADGSLAVTSTPNQDSPLMDGSGTPILGLDVWEHAYYLNYQNKRPDYIAAWWNVVNWDEAARRFGG
- a CDS encoding SIMPL domain-containing protein, with translation MFALFRRLPWIYQIGLIVVLVAALVVLGFLALQQFQAGAAPEEEEVSATVDVGGLPQFLPPEQPQGVHVIGVGELVRTPDLAIVVLGVEASAATAADAAANAEEAAGAVVEAVRDLDDLGLNDHDVQIGGVTLAPTYQAGERAGTPAGYTATMTIRIRVAKLDRAAEVVDAGFAAGAEALHSLTYALADEGAHTEDALRLATIAAAKKARAIAEALQGRVAGLINIQEEVGVFPAIAKKVDPAQAKLAAFAAPPGQVIIRAVVRANFAFE
- a CDS encoding Trk family potassium uptake protein; this encodes MSRRGAPGIPEPLGLSDRVVTLRRRATQRLQGGKRARAPGTARPGVTLAAGFAGLITVGTILLMLPFASESGGTDFITALFTATSAVCVTGLTVVSTADHWTAFGEGVILALIQVGALGFVTGAVVILTLAGRRTSSREHLLFGQPLGLDQPGGLLGLIWRVAALTLFAEAVGFGFVLWYATGDTAIENPLWWSAFHAISAFTNAGFNVEPGTASMGRLVDATNILATFGVLSVLGGVGFTVIFDGLRRRSWRRLSLESKLVLTTMLVVSLVGFVVLWILTPTFGGAIADDDLGGRTVTAAFHTINRTAGLTTVDLGALGLDAWTAIMLLMFIGGASASVAGGVTLNTVGVLAVAAVSHIRGHRSPTAFGRTIATVSVTRALTVVLLSAMAVFLATLVMSVAERESGHPLGNLLFESISAFAVVGYSTGITPDLSVVSKTVLVIAMFVGRLGALTLAQALVTRERPELIRFPEETIKVG
- a CDS encoding TrkA family potassium uptake protein — encoded protein: MHILVAGLGRFGRNLAINLTRLGHDVIAIDQDQGEVQDIAPDIESAVTGDATDEDVLLEIGAPDVQLAIVAMAEVEASVLITTHLKNLNVPMVFAKASSDVHRTILERVGADRVIFPEQEMAVRLAQSVEAPRAMDYFELLPHLGIAQIPAAAFAGRTLASMDLRGRYNAAVLAIKRGNELVVMPELTDRVQDDDVLVVVGRDDQLAQIVDASAGDD
- a CDS encoding vitamin B12-dependent ribonucleotide reductase, which codes for MLETRATAATTPQSAAAWPALSDNALAVLKKRYFLKDRVDHPIEDVDQFFERVTRGVIDIERERDWVDDAGHRELFDDMYGLLRGLRFVPNSPCLMNAGKPGGYAQLAACFVLPIDDDLRSIKTTDMNAAIIHQTGGGTGFNFSRIRPRGDFVRSSGGVASGPVSFMSMIDYSCGEIKQGGTRRGANMGILNVDHPDIEDFIRCKTSDGRIANFNISVGVTDAFMSAVEAGGDYDLVNPRTGATHVDPATETPARASAPDIWEKLVDGAWLNGEPGMIFLDRLERTNPTPSVARQDTTNPCGEQPLLPYEACVLGSLNLSKHLTADGAAIDWSALRRDVRLAIRFLDDMVEASNFPLEDIDAIVKHGNRRVGLGIMGWADILFTLGIAYDSPEAEELGERVMQCINDEGRRASEALAEARGAFPNFEGSLWDSQGHAPRRNATVTTIAPTGTISMIADCSSGIEPLFALIFWKNVMRDGDDNAATSLRYVNPQFEQYARARGFYSDALLDAITDNHGSLRITEHTPDSARQALETVPDEARQIFVTAHDVTPDWHIRVQAAFQRHTENAVSKTINFPYEATREDVERGYRLAYTLGCKGVTVYRDGSRDLQVLTTSDSGDKTRRDETPAEEAPAVVEAATNGHAAAPAEVANGHPAPAPAPTPPAAAPEPLPMVAAQERERPDQIRGTTTRIRTGCGPLFVTVNDDERGSPFELFATLGKAGGCAAAQTEAIGRLVSLALRSGAPVDVVHSHLRGITCHRPTGFGPTRVLSCGDAIAQVVALRMSSQPEGYVPMVDLQGEGTYAPPSVTLEGDRSEHVPVAAAAPAPQASAASMGHAEAQPTMSAAAGMSFAGACPSCGSSHLVSAEGCLKCISCGYSDCG